A genome region from Coprococcus phoceensis includes the following:
- a CDS encoding beta-1,6-N-acetylglucosaminyltransferase, whose amino-acid sequence MMKKYAYLIKAHHQFALLRKLLMLLDDERNDIYIHIGMDVRFEREELKGVVKKSALHFVENVREQWGGYSQIQSELILFQAAWEHGYEYYHLISGVDLPIKTQDEIHEFFREHYGKEFIYFCPKTFWEESRYKYEQYYWLQEKIGREGHGFLRFVEKVSLFLQRRIGIKRHMESMEYCLGANWVSITHELVGFILENKELIYKMFHATLCADEFFIQTLVWNSGKYRKKVFSLEDDYFASLRLIDWKRGNPYVWRENDYEELMQAPHLFARKFDETVDAAVIEKVFNTIMDRQRKGKSYEK is encoded by the coding sequence ATGATGAAAAAATATGCATATTTGATCAAAGCGCATCATCAGTTTGCATTATTAAGAAAATTGCTGATGTTGCTTGATGATGAGAGAAATGACATTTATATTCATATAGGAATGGATGTAAGGTTTGAACGAGAAGAACTTAAGGGTGTGGTGAAAAAATCTGCTTTGCATTTTGTGGAGAACGTCCGTGAACAGTGGGGAGGATATAGTCAGATTCAAAGTGAGCTGATTTTATTTCAGGCAGCGTGGGAACATGGCTATGAATATTATCATTTGATAAGTGGTGTGGATTTACCGATTAAGACGCAGGATGAGATACATGAATTTTTCCGTGAGCACTACGGAAAAGAATTTATCTATTTTTGTCCCAAAACGTTTTGGGAGGAATCCAGATATAAATATGAACAATATTACTGGCTGCAGGAGAAAATTGGACGAGAAGGACATGGATTTCTTCGGTTTGTAGAAAAAGTATCACTGTTTTTGCAGAGGAGAATTGGCATAAAGCGTCATATGGAGAGCATGGAGTACTGTCTTGGGGCAAATTGGGTGAGCATTACACATGAATTAGTGGGATTTATTTTAGAAAATAAGGAACTTATCTATAAGATGTTTCATGCGACACTTTGCGCAGATGAGTTTTTTATACAGACACTTGTCTGGAATTCAGGTAAATACAGAAAAAAAGTCTTTTCGCTGGAAGATGACTATTTTGCCAGCCTGCGTCTGATTGATTGGAAACGAGGGAATCCATATGTATGGAGAGAGAATGATTATGAGGAACTGATGCAAGCACCACATTTGTTTGCGCGTAAATTTGATGAGACAGTGGATGCTGCTGTTATAGAGAAAGTTTTTAATACGATTATGGATAGACAAAGGAAAGGTAAATCATATGAGAAGTGA
- a CDS encoding glycosyltransferase family 2 protein, whose translation MPKISVIVPVYKVEKYIHKCVDSILNQTFSDIEVILVDDGTPDRCGEICDAYGEQDSRVKVIHKENGGLSDARNAGMPHASGEYIIFIDSDDYIESDMLEYMYTRLTEAGADMATCGLYEVYSDRIEQQKEEKDFVCSGEEAFRCILQGHTIRGEIWNKLIRRSCIEDLRFPKGKLYEDIYFTVDMMQRIKKVAVGTKPKYYYLHREDSITGKPYRPQLYDIIDGYTKNYKVVQKAFPSLTEEAECLWLWSRFIVLDKMLLEENYRTIEGRKELVLFIRRHMIRILKNKYFNRNRKISAMILFLNLELYRKLVFISEEKKK comes from the coding sequence ATGCCAAAAATCAGTGTGATAGTGCCGGTATATAAAGTAGAAAAATATATTCATAAGTGTGTGGATTCTATTTTAAATCAGACGTTTTCGGATATTGAAGTTATTTTGGTAGATGACGGAACTCCGGACAGATGCGGGGAAATCTGTGATGCATACGGAGAACAGGATTCGAGGGTAAAAGTGATACATAAGGAAAATGGTGGATTGAGTGATGCAAGGAATGCAGGAATGCCACATGCGTCAGGGGAATATATCATTTTTATAGACAGTGATGATTATATTGAGTCAGATATGCTAGAATATATGTATACCCGGCTGACAGAGGCAGGAGCTGATATGGCGACGTGTGGACTCTACGAGGTTTACAGTGACCGTATTGAACAACAGAAAGAGGAAAAAGATTTTGTGTGTAGTGGGGAAGAGGCATTTCGATGTATTCTGCAGGGGCACACAATTCGCGGAGAAATTTGGAATAAACTGATTCGCAGAAGCTGCATTGAAGATCTGCGCTTTCCAAAAGGAAAGCTATATGAAGATATTTACTTTACTGTGGATATGATGCAGAGAATCAAGAAAGTTGCGGTGGGTACGAAACCGAAATATTATTATCTACACAGAGAGGACAGTATCACAGGAAAGCCATATCGACCACAATTATATGATATTATAGACGGATATACGAAAAATTACAAAGTAGTGCAGAAAGCATTTCCGTCATTGACGGAAGAAGCAGAGTGCCTTTGGTTATGGTCGCGCTTTATTGTACTTGATAAGATGCTTTTGGAAGAAAACTATCGAACCATTGAGGGCAGAAAAGAGTTGGTTTTATTCATACGAAGGCATATGATTCGAATCCTAAAAAATAAGTATTTTAATCGTAATCGAAAAATATCGGCAATGATATTATTTTTAAATCTGGAATTGTATCGCAAATTAGTCTTTATCAGTGAGGAAAAGAAAAAGTAA
- a CDS encoding glycosyltransferase family 1 protein, with amino-acid sequence MRILQIGLSHNPGGVESFVMNYYRELVKYGVQFDFISMYDSLAYEDEIKSLGGTVFYISNVKRHPIRFRRELLKILKEGKYAAIHVNMLSAANIVPLEIGKKAGVPKVIAHSHNSSTPGLLRNILHRLNKPRILHYATDFFACSKVAGKWLFDEKTMRSDRFHIIHNALHVEKFFYHETIRQKIREELGVENRFVVGHVGRFEEQKNHEFLVDIFNEIAKEREDAVLLLIGDGELKEQITAKVQEYAIENQVQFLGVRKDIPQLWNAMDVFVFPSLFEGLPLVALEAQASGVYSVMADTISKEVKITDAVTFLPLDHNAKEWKEYILELGSVGRTEVQNAIIKEQFQCAGYDIMTAGKQLLEYYKK; translated from the coding sequence ATGAGAATATTACAAATTGGATTATCCCATAATCCAGGTGGAGTAGAGAGTTTCGTAATGAATTATTATAGAGAACTTGTGAAATATGGTGTGCAGTTTGATTTTATCAGCATGTATGATAGTCTTGCGTATGAGGATGAGATAAAGTCTTTGGGAGGAACAGTTTTCTATATTTCCAATGTGAAAAGGCATCCGATTCGTTTTCGAAGAGAACTTTTAAAGATATTGAAAGAGGGGAAATATGCTGCAATTCATGTGAATATGCTGTCTGCGGCAAACATTGTACCACTGGAAATTGGGAAAAAAGCAGGGGTGCCAAAAGTGATCGCACATTCCCACAATTCTTCTACACCAGGGCTGCTGAGAAATATACTGCACCGTTTGAACAAGCCGCGGATTTTACATTATGCCACTGATTTTTTTGCATGCAGTAAAGTTGCGGGAAAATGGTTGTTTGATGAGAAAACTATGCGAAGTGACCGATTTCATATCATCCACAATGCACTGCATGTAGAAAAATTTTTTTACCATGAAACGATCAGACAAAAGATCAGAGAAGAACTTGGTGTGGAGAATCGGTTTGTAGTTGGACATGTGGGTAGGTTTGAAGAACAGAAAAATCATGAATTTCTGGTTGATATATTTAATGAGATTGCGAAAGAGCGTGAAGATGCAGTTTTGCTGCTTATAGGGGATGGAGAGTTAAAAGAACAAATTACTGCGAAAGTACAGGAATATGCAATAGAAAATCAGGTACAGTTTTTGGGAGTCAGAAAGGACATTCCGCAGTTATGGAATGCGATGGATGTATTTGTGTTTCCGTCGCTGTTTGAAGGTCTGCCGTTAGTTGCATTGGAAGCGCAGGCATCCGGAGTTTACAGTGTGATGGCGGATACGATCAGCAAAGAAGTAAAAATTACAGATGCAGTAACGTTTTTGCCATTGGATCATAATGCAAAAGAATGGAAGGAGTATATTTTGGAACTGGGAAGTGTTGGGAGAACGGAAGTTCAAAATGCTATTATAAAGGAACAGTTTCAATGTGCTGGATATGATATTATGACAGCTGGAAAACAGTTATTGGAATATTATAAGAAATAA
- a CDS encoding glycosyltransferase family 4 protein, which produces MKRLCFVEYDMTVTGGVEQVTTSLANAFCDTYEVYIYGIFGKGKHVPYDLDPRIHYRAELAEDCRIRKRITSVFKPFKEYIKENEIDVVFLMENHPAITVSPVRFFTKAKYVFCDHGALMNEWEKKDITAFRFWDGLISHKIVTLTEQTRQDYIKRFKTNPKKIQSIYNWIPEEVLKARRPYDSTSKKIITVGRFSEEKGHDMLVEAAKLVLPKYPDWQWDLYGTGDTLDEIRKKIEEYGLEKQLILKGNVKDVYQVYGDYAFLVLPSYREGLPLVLLEAKALGLPMISFDITTGPNEIIKDGKDGYLIPPYDIPKMAERIEKFITDEEQRVSFSKNTEDGIEKFEKKQIYDQWVQLIEELTGEN; this is translated from the coding sequence ATGAAGAGATTATGTTTTGTAGAATATGATATGACAGTAACAGGAGGCGTTGAGCAAGTGACGACATCACTTGCCAACGCTTTTTGTGATACATATGAGGTATATATATATGGCATTTTTGGAAAAGGGAAACATGTTCCGTACGATCTGGATCCGAGAATTCACTATCGAGCGGAACTGGCAGAAGACTGCAGAATCCGAAAACGGATCACAAGTGTATTTAAACCATTTAAGGAGTATATAAAAGAAAATGAGATTGATGTAGTATTCCTAATGGAGAATCATCCGGCAATTACCGTATCACCGGTTCGATTTTTTACAAAGGCAAAATATGTATTTTGCGACCATGGTGCCCTAATGAATGAGTGGGAGAAGAAAGATATTACAGCATTTCGCTTTTGGGATGGTTTGATTTCTCATAAGATTGTGACATTGACAGAACAGACACGTCAGGACTATATCAAAAGGTTCAAGACAAATCCGAAAAAAATTCAGAGCATCTATAATTGGATACCGGAAGAAGTATTAAAGGCAAGAAGACCGTATGATAGCACATCAAAAAAGATTATTACAGTTGGAAGATTCAGCGAGGAAAAAGGACATGATATGCTGGTAGAAGCAGCGAAGCTTGTGTTGCCGAAATATCCGGACTGGCAGTGGGATCTTTATGGAACAGGAGATACACTTGATGAGATTCGGAAGAAGATAGAAGAATATGGATTGGAGAAGCAATTGATTCTAAAGGGCAATGTAAAGGATGTATATCAGGTATATGGAGACTATGCATTTCTTGTGCTGCCGTCTTATCGGGAGGGGCTTCCACTTGTACTCTTAGAGGCAAAAGCGTTGGGACTTCCGATGATAAGTTTTGATATTACAACCGGACCAAATGAGATTATCAAAGACGGAAAAGATGGATATTTGATACCACCATATGATATTCCAAAGATGGCGGAGAGAATAGAAAAATTCATAACGGATGAAGAGCAACGGGTGTCATTTTCAAAAAATACAGAAGATGGTATAGAGAAATTTGAAAAGAAACAGATTTATGATCAGTGGGTACAACTAATCGAAGAATTGACTGGGGAGAATTAA